Proteins encoded by one window of Rubrobacter indicoceani:
- the ggt gene encoding gamma-glutamyltransferase, protein MSNPNGPKTGRPPTYAPNGVVSSPHHLASSAGLRVLRAGGSAVDAAIATNAVLCVIYPHMAGLGGDGFWLIHDPVAEGVTALNASGPAARAATRDFYKEKGNKDAIPERGPLAALTVPGAVDGWHEAHERHGKLSWEALFTEAIEYAKEGAPVGRSLTEWTAKDASILSQYPVSARTFLPNGRPLRDGERLVQPELAESLYRLATEGAREGFYEGETAERVCEALAEGGSPLSFEDFREFRAEWVEPISTDYRGYTAYEFPPNTQGFAALQILNLLEGYDVAAWGDGSADYYHHMAEAVKLAFADRDEWLTDGRFVDIPIEQLVSKDYADERRKLIDPERAMVMEDVEPGLRFRDDVERRSPDGDTCYFCAVDRDGLVVSVIQSVYHDFGTGVVVEGTGIIPQNRGSFFSLDARHPNCLEPGKRTFHTLIPAMLLKDRSPYLTYGTMGGEGQPQTHAALVTRLVDFGYDVQQAIEAPRWLMGRTWGVTSQDLSLEGRISDEVMRELELRGQPVKPLEDYNDNVGHAQAIRLNRDGGFFEGGADPRGDGAALGY, encoded by the coding sequence GTGTCAAACCCGAACGGCCCGAAAACGGGCCGCCCTCCGACCTATGCCCCGAACGGCGTAGTCTCGTCGCCGCACCATCTTGCAAGCTCCGCCGGGCTTCGAGTCCTGCGTGCTGGCGGGAGCGCCGTGGACGCCGCGATCGCCACTAACGCCGTTCTCTGCGTCATCTACCCGCACATGGCGGGGCTCGGCGGCGACGGCTTCTGGCTTATACACGACCCGGTCGCGGAAGGTGTAACCGCCCTGAACGCGAGCGGCCCCGCCGCCCGCGCCGCGACACGCGACTTCTACAAAGAGAAAGGAAACAAGGACGCAATCCCGGAACGCGGCCCCCTGGCCGCCCTGACCGTTCCGGGTGCGGTGGACGGCTGGCACGAGGCGCACGAGCGCCACGGCAAGCTTTCGTGGGAGGCGCTCTTCACCGAGGCCATCGAGTACGCAAAGGAAGGGGCCCCCGTCGGCAGATCGCTGACAGAGTGGACGGCGAAGGACGCGTCGATCCTCTCTCAGTACCCCGTCTCGGCGCGGACCTTCCTCCCGAACGGCAGGCCACTTCGTGACGGGGAGCGGCTCGTCCAGCCGGAGCTTGCAGAGTCGCTCTACCGGCTCGCGACCGAGGGCGCGCGCGAGGGATTCTACGAGGGCGAGACCGCCGAGAGGGTTTGCGAGGCGCTCGCGGAGGGCGGCTCGCCGCTCTCGTTCGAGGATTTCCGTGAGTTCCGGGCGGAGTGGGTCGAGCCGATCTCGACGGACTACCGGGGCTACACCGCCTACGAGTTTCCGCCGAACACGCAAGGGTTCGCCGCGCTCCAGATCCTCAACCTCCTTGAAGGCTACGACGTCGCGGCCTGGGGCGACGGGAGCGCGGACTACTACCACCACATGGCCGAGGCCGTGAAACTCGCCTTCGCCGACCGCGACGAGTGGCTGACGGATGGGCGCTTCGTGGACATTCCTATAGAACAGCTCGTCTCGAAGGATTACGCCGACGAGCGCCGGAAGCTTATAGACCCGGAGCGGGCGATGGTCATGGAGGATGTCGAGCCGGGTCTCCGGTTCAGAGATGATGTGGAGCGCCGCTCGCCGGACGGGGACACCTGCTACTTCTGCGCGGTGGACCGGGACGGGCTCGTAGTCTCCGTCATCCAGTCCGTCTACCACGACTTCGGAACGGGCGTGGTGGTGGAGGGAACCGGGATCATCCCCCAGAACCGGGGCTCGTTCTTCTCCCTAGACGCGCGTCACCCGAATTGTCTGGAGCCGGGCAAGCGGACGTTCCACACCCTGATCCCGGCGATGCTCCTGAAGGACAGATCACCCTACCTGACCTACGGAACGATGGGCGGCGAGGGGCAGCCGCAGACGCACGCCGCGCTCGTGACACGCCTCGTGGACTTCGGCTACGACGTGCAGCAGGCGATAGAGGCCCCGCGCTGGCTTATGGGGAGAACCTGGGGCGTGACCTCGCAGGACCTCTCGCTCGAAGGCCGCATCTCCGACGAGGTGATGCGCGAGCTGGAGCTTCGCGGCCAGCCGGTAAAGCCGCTCGAAGACTACAACGACAACGTCGGACACGCGCAGGCGATTCGCCTGAATCGCGACGGTGGCTTCTTTGAAGGCGGCGCCGACCCGCGTGGCGACGGCGCGGCGCTCGGCTACTGA
- a CDS encoding cysteine hydrolase family protein: MRPHSRIYAETEDGGVQLASNADRWYVYSDYVHLSPHHTEGGLLKFDAELKPFVDNPDRCALVITDMQNDFCAPGGWTDVSGLDYKGCRKAIPGIQRAIQAARGFGMWIVWVYWHNRHDLRNLGAPTLYSFKHDPAQRGIGEELENGAVLLEGSWGASFVDELAPLEEKEDIHIEKVRMSGFYGTHLDQVLRTQGINTLFLTGVNTDQCVTTTMEDAYFHDYNAILLEDATSTSSPDYCKDAVVFNAKNCWGFSTTTEKFAAATPFEG; encoded by the coding sequence ATGAGACCGCACAGCAGGATCTACGCCGAAACGGAGGACGGCGGCGTCCAGCTCGCCTCGAACGCCGACCGCTGGTACGTCTACAGCGACTACGTACACCTCTCGCCGCACCACACGGAGGGTGGGCTTCTGAAGTTCGACGCGGAGCTGAAACCCTTCGTCGACAATCCCGACCGCTGCGCCCTCGTCATAACGGACATGCAGAACGACTTCTGCGCCCCGGGCGGCTGGACGGACGTCTCGGGCCTCGACTACAAAGGGTGCCGCAAGGCCATCCCCGGAATCCAGCGCGCCATTCAAGCGGCCCGGGGCTTCGGGATGTGGATCGTGTGGGTGTACTGGCACAATCGCCATGACCTGAGGAATCTCGGTGCCCCGACCCTTTACTCCTTCAAGCACGACCCCGCCCAGCGCGGCATCGGGGAGGAGCTCGAGAACGGAGCGGTCCTTCTGGAAGGCTCCTGGGGTGCGAGCTTCGTGGACGAGCTCGCGCCGCTTGAAGAGAAGGAGGACATCCACATCGAGAAGGTCAGGATGAGCGGCTTCTACGGAACGCACCTGGATCAGGTTCTGAGAACACAGGGCATAAACACGCTCTTCCTGACCGGCGTGAACACCGACCAGTGCGTAACTACGACGATGGAGGACGCCTACTTCCACGACTACAACGCTATTCTGCTGGAAGACGCGACCTCGACCTCCAGCCCGGACTACTGCAAGGACGCGGTGGTCTTCAACGCAAAAAACTGCTGGGGCTTCTCGACAACGACGGAGAAATTCGCCGCCGCAACGCCCTTCGAGGGCTAG
- a CDS encoding bifunctional nuclease family protein: MSADGFTRMSIYGINLDLFSSSPIVILKVDDENRYLPIWIGQQEARSILMKIQNQTFSRPLTHDLAVNLVSELGGTLQSVTVTELKNSTFFAKITLAINGRSVDVDSRPSDALALAIRSGAEIFASDTVIEEAAVEFEEAMEDAPEEEVVDKFKDWMNRVSPEDFK; encoded by the coding sequence GTGAGCGCAGACGGTTTCACCCGCATGTCCATCTACGGCATCAACCTGGACCTTTTCTCGTCCAGCCCGATAGTTATCCTCAAGGTGGACGACGAGAACCGCTACCTGCCTATCTGGATCGGCCAGCAGGAAGCCCGCTCTATCCTCATGAAGATCCAGAACCAGACCTTCTCCCGACCCCTGACCCACGACCTCGCCGTGAACCTTGTCTCGGAACTCGGTGGCACCCTGCAGAGCGTTACCGTGACCGAACTCAAGAACTCGACGTTTTTTGCCAAGATCACCCTCGCCATAAACGGTCGCTCCGTCGACGTTGACTCCCGACCGTCGGACGCTCTGGCTCTTGCGATCCGCTCGGGGGCCGAGATCTTCGCCTCCGACACCGTGATCGAAGAAGCCGCAGTCGAGTTCGAGGAGGCGATGGAGGATGCCCCCGAGGAGGAGGTCGTGGACAAGTTCAAGGACTGGATGAACCGCGTCTCCCCCGAAGATTTCAAGTAG